The Toxoplasma gondii ME49 chromosome XI, whole genome shotgun sequence region ATGGTCAAGATCAGCGGATGTGCCTGCTCCAGCGGCGTACATGTTGTCGGCGATTCGGTGGAGTTTGCTGCAGTTTTTGTCCGCGACAATGGTGCCCTCTGTGGCGCGCGTGTCGGCGCCCAAAACGACTCCGTCTTTGCACACAACTCCACAGATTGTCGTTCCTGTTTTTCGCGCCGGAGGCAGGCCGGGCGGCGTAGGCGACCCTGCTACCGCCGGGCAGCGTTTAGCCGCCTCCATCAACAAACGGACGTTTCTCTGGTGGTTTGAAAAGTCGTAGCCTCCACGCTGGAGGGCCAACTGTGAGATGCTGTCCATGGTGGAAGCGCGGAGAAAACGGTAAAAAGGCAAGTCCGGCGCACTGCAACGGCTTCGAGAACgcacagcgacagaaagaccGACACAGACAGTCGGGACTGGCAGAGAGTGAAGGGTTTTTGAGGTCCGAGATGCCAGCAACAGACACGGTGCAGAAACACGGAAAACAGGAAGACAAACCGGGGCAGAGGATCTGAAGGGATCTATTGGACAAGTGGAGGTAAccagaaagggaggaaatgGCATGCACACACAGTCCGATGGAGAACACACGAAGAAATCAAGCGTGGAGGAAAGACCGACAACCGCAGCGAGAAACACCCTGTTGGAGAAGAGACCACGGCGTTGTGAAACGGGAAGGCACACGGGTGAGAGCCTAGTGCTTTTTTGCCGTACGAAACACGGGCTACAGTTTTCAAAGACAATCCGTGTGTGTTATACGTCCACAAGTCCTTGTTTCAAGAGGAAAACCGACGAGGTCTACTGTCGCGaagtctcttttttcgtgCCTCTCCTTTGTTGCCTccgcgcgtgcatgcaaaacgAGCAAAATTCGCGCCCctgcaagacagagaacgcagCAGACGCATGGCGGTGCCGCAagcgtcgctgtctcgaGCGCATCTCGACCTGGTGTGTACCACTCAGATATCACAGACTTCCTCGACTAGCCCATTTCTACCATATAAACGTGTTCAACTCTCGAGACCATCTCCCTTGCTCGATGGTGTATACCTTCTACCATTGCCACGTAAACCGTTAATTGCTGGAAGTTTTCCCCGACCATCCCCGCGTAACGCCGTATGCGATTATTTAGGGCGTTTCTGTCGAATCTACCTCAATATTGTTCGTGATTTTTTCCTCGTTGACGTGAGCACATTGGTCTTTTTACAAAAGAACACGTttccgtccttctctgctgaGCGCAACGTAGCTCTTACTAGCTCTAGCAGCCGCTATCCACTGATGTCATGGGTCACTATATCCTCAAGAGGCTGAATCATAAGCGAGAGGTTCTCACCCATCTAAGAATCAGTGATTAGCAGAAGAATCATGTGCATCACAACGTAGAGTCTGAGTTGGACGTCAGCATGTAGCAGGCCACATCGATGAAGTGGAAGTGCCGCTTCAGCCTAGATGCTATTATTATTTCTCGAAAAATCTGGCGACCTCGGCGGTTCCCTCTTCAGCGACATGCATCGTAACGCGCTGAAGCCGCGGCGCAACTCTTTATTTTTGGTGATGTGTGCATTTGAATAGGTACTGTGATTTTCGCGGGGGTCTACAAATCAGCAACTCGTGAGGCGGCGACGACCTGAGAACTGAGATCCTCACGTGTAGCACGTTTTACCGATACGAAACCGGACCATTACCAGGCTTGCAAACTGTGGTCGGGGGGAAAGGCTAATATACAAGAACATAGATGAGAAGTCCTGACGCCACTGAGATGGATTCTGTTCGACCGCTAATGAACTTCAGGGTAAGCCAGCACCCACCAGCTCGCCGTACGAAGCATGCCCCGACCCTCACAGCAACTTCCACTGCACatcagagacgaaaagacgCGCTCTGTTTCAACAAAAACAGTGATTCACGTATCGTACGCACTACGGTTTGTGAATCTAGATTTCGAAAACAAAATCTCCGTTGCCACCTAATAATTTTAGGTTCTTTGCTGGTTCAGGCAACGAACTCCCTTCTGCAAGTGTCGTCGGTTGAGAGGCTGTATGAGAGTGGTGTCTTTTCGAGCTGAGGTCTGTGTATCCGAGCTTCTACCCTCAAACGGACACTTTTTGTCTAAAAACTCCTTGGCGCACCTGAACTCCCATCACATGCAGGCCTCGCGTTGTGGAAGTTTGTGCATCAACTTTCGGGACCTCATCTTTGCTGTCAACAGCGAATTTGACATATTCGCGACGGAAACTCTAAAGCGCGCTAACAAAGACTGCATGAATGCTACAGACAGCCGCCTACACTTTATCAACAGGCTAAGTGTGGGTGTAGCGTTGCCCTAATATCTGCTGCAAGAAAGGCAAGGCTGTGGAAGAAAGCCGTGTGCCCGGTCTAAGTACAGTGGAGGCAAAGAAGGCGGCCCTTCTTAGACCGCAGTGAAGCCACACCCCCCAAGCAATCGGCCACAAGTAAGGGTCCTTGCTTGCACAAAAACCTCCCGAAAAAAATTGACAAAGAGTTGAAAAGCATAATCTCTATAAAAGATGGCCCACGATGCAACGCTGTTCGGGAGTCGAAAACGACTTCAAAGGTCTGAAAATGCGTCAGGACACAACAACGAGCCTGCACATTGACTGCAGGGCTGTAGAGAGCTACGCCGCCTAGCGCGAAAGACAAACAGCACCGGGCCTGCGAGAAGAATGAGGAAATTCCTGCAAAGGGGCATCGCCGAGGGATCGTAACCGGCTCTCCTGCTCTACCGCTTTTTCGATCCTCGATTGTCTGCTCACGTAGACGCTGttgaagacgaagcggaCGGAGCCGGGCTCCTTCCTTCGTTGTCATTCGCACCGGGAGAAGAGTTCTTTGcggtctttctcttctctgcggagTCATCCTCAGAAGTCGATTCTTCACTGCTTGTGGTCCCTAGACGGAGTAACTCTGCTTGCATCTGCTGCAAAGGTGACCGTCCACTTTCTGCACCCCAAGTCCCTCCCTTTCCGCGTGCTGGTGGTCCTTGCCGTCGTGGTGTCAAGGGAAACGAAGCTGCAGAGCACATCAGAAGTCACGAGTTCTGCACCAAGTGTACACTGAAATGTTTACGCAGTGTTGTCGGTTTACAACACGCGTCCTAGctcagagaaaaggcgacgtCAACTGTTGTCACAGAGCAGGCATAACATGCACAACACAAAGAGTGGCATAAAACAATGTACAGAAGCACAGGTCCCTCTAACGGGAAGTCCCCGGTCTCCAGCTGAGAAGAGATAGAGGTTCCTCTCAACTCCGCCGCGGAAACCGGACCGTATTTTCAGCTCACACAGTGTATCTGCAAACGTCAGGCGTATGAGAGACTCGCAGGAGAGCAGACAGTATAGGAAGCTGCAACTGGTGGTGACAGATCGCAAGACGATACTGCGCCTAAAAACAGATCTCTAAGCTATGTGCACATGGGCCCCATAAAACAAGAGGTCGGTATAAAGAAGAGCCTTACTTTCGGAAGGGAGAGGCAATACCCCAACGCTCGTCTGTTGTTTAGAGTTAGACATAGACTCATCTGAACCGCAAATAGCACCAGCTCAAACAAATCCTTCAGCATCATACATTCCGTCTGGGCCGGTCAGCCCGCTCTGAATCGTACGCAGGGGTCGAGTATGAGCGGCTTGCAAACGAGGTATTtgaagcgcatgcatggCCAGTTGCGATTTCAGACCCTCGCACCATTCCAAACTTCCCTCTGCTTGCAAAAACAGTGTACCATCATGCGTGTTCTGGACGATCAAGTGGTACCACAGAGATACACGAAGGACGCTGTGTGTCGCACCTTTCAAACTGCAACACCCGTGTGTCTGTTGTTTCGTATGACTTTCATCATGAAGAAACTTGGTAGTCGGTGCAACGGCAGTAAATAGATAGAGTTAGACTCTGAACGGCCTACCAAAAGCCCCCTCTCCACTAACGGCTGGAACCGCAGTACTGCAACGGGATCCACCCGCTTGATGATACTGCGGCTGCAAGTGGCCATTATAGAACGACAAACAGCGATCGCCATGTGTTACTCTTGAAGTCTCTCCTCAAACAAAATTCCAACAGCCTCCTTTCAAGACTTCCACTCCGCGTGACGTACCATAGTTTGAAACGGAAAGATTCATAAGAGTGCTTAGGTCAATTCGCCGAACAGTTGCGTCATCAGGAGTGTCAATTCCCACAATCAGATCAAGTCCAGCCATTCGGGCCTCGTAGTGAATCATCTgcgaagcaaagaaaaaTACATAGGCCGATCAGTTGGA contains the following coding sequences:
- a CDS encoding proteasome subunit beta type 7 precursor, putative (encoded by transcript TGME49_306930), producing the protein MPFPPFLVTSTCPIDPFRSSAPVCLPVFRVSAPCLLLASRTSKTLHSLPVPTVCVGLSVAVRSRSRCSAPDLPFYRFLRASTMDSISQLALQRGGYDFSNHQRNVRLLMEAAKRCPAVAGSPTPPGLPPARKTGTTICGVVCKDGVVLGADTRATEGTIVADKNCSKLHRIADNMYAAGAGTSADLDHMCDWLAVQVELHRLNTNAKPRVSMAVSVLSQELFKYQGYKGCAVVLGGVDFKGPQIYKIHPHGSTDCSNFAAMGSGSLNAMAVLEAGYKDGMTLEEGKNLVRDAIKAGVLNDLGSGGNIDLCIITREGAQHLRKFETPTQRPFQATHPVFPKGTTPVLLEKIEQLKSRLEFSQEVEMVEA